The genomic region gttgtttgtttgggattataatcccaaacaaacttATGGTTTTTATTGAAACTGTAGTCTACTCTACTCTAATTTATTTGAGACATAATTTTTTGTTGTCGCTGCTGCTTTGGGGCTGTAGGCTGCTGTATATTATTGTGGGTCTGACAATATTGACAGACCATTCCATGTACTGTAACTGCAGGCTGAAGAAATGTCCCGAAAATGGCATTTCGAAGGTGGTAAAGAAGCTAAGGAGAAGTCTGGCATCGTTAAAGAACTTTCAAGAATTTTGGGCTCCAGGACTCCCCCTGGTTGATCAACAATGACATACGGCTGTTGTAAATCCACCGTCCACTTTGTTGTATGCGTCCTTATCGTTTCCATATGTTTGTGTATAGGAAACAAAACATCCTGACATCTAGTTTGGATGTATATATTGGAGTATAGAATTGGAATTGGAATCAGCTTTTCTAAATTTTGTTGTTTGGTTGCACTTGGAATTTAGATTTGGAATCATAGGCCTAATTCACTGAAATTGGACTATAACTAGAACCCCCACTTTCAATACAAAGCTTCACCCATCGGTATTGTGTAGAATTAGACCGCACAAATTATAAACTTTAATTCAGTGACGTTTAAACAATATAATTAGAATTACATCTCATTTCATACATAATTTAGTATTCAATTTAATTTTATCCTCTCCAATATCGACATCCAAACGGAGCTTGAGATATGTATAATATCTAGTCTCATACCTCTGTTTGGGCTTTCCGATAGAGGAGATTGGGATGGTACATGCTTTCAAGTTTGAATCAGCATTTGACCGCATGGACTTGTCTGAACTGCCTGTTTCGTGGCATAATATTTTAAAGTTCGATGCCATAATTGGAATCTTGTAGGACCGAAGATATGAGAGCCATTCTGTTAGGCAAAGCTCGCTGCGTCGTAATCCATCCGTTTCGTAATCCATCCGTTTTAGTTTATAAGTCATTCTAATTTTATTGGTGAGTCCAGTTTGACTAAAATTATAAAAACAAAACCAAAAAATGAAATTCAGTAAATAAACGACGAAATATAACTAATGAAAATTCTAAGAAAATCTAATTAATGAAAAATCTAATAATACTTATCTTATACCATAaatattattatcttattatataCTTCATCCATCTCAAAATATAATTCTTTCTAACACTCTTTTTTTCGGTCCACGTTTAAAAGAATGATAATAAGTATAGACATACATACAAACTATAATTAAAGGTTAATTAATGAATGCATGTTTAGTCTCACATAAATTATATTTAGGATGAAGGGAGTATTAAATTTAAGATGTGTTGCCTCTGAACAAAAAATAAAATGACCTGTAGTTTGGAATGAAATGAGTATTTTATAATTGTAAATAACCTAAGCTTAAAATAGAAGTTTACAAGTAGTGTTGTACCGTCAAAAGGCGTATATAACACTGTTGTAAGTTCATGTCAATTGACAAAGCTTTTCATTATCAGTTTGCGCAAGGCATGTTTTGTTACAGTGCTTCTCTGGGATTATTTTCGCTTTCTTTGTTTTTCTTTGGCAATGCTCGTGAAAGTGAATTGAAGCGAACGTGTGTCGTGCATACGCAGCGATGTTtaccttttttttttctttggaAATGCCCGTGAAAGTGTGAGTTGAAGTGGAAGTGTGAATTGAAATCAGTCTATcgtttaccttttatttgttagcCAAACACTGGCTAGGAGCCTAGGCTGAAAGCGTCTGGCAGTAACAGCCGACTCCGCTGCTGCCATTATTAATGACCTATTGAAATTGTGGCGCTAAATTAATCTCTAGACGTAATAATGCCGGCAAGCACAAACGAACTGCAAAACGAAACATGGTGCAGGAATTTCAGACTAGGGGAAATCCGGGCAAACCCGCTCTTTAACAAAGACAATTGCACAACTACATCAGATATGAATTTATAATGTGCCTTCAACCAACCACAAAATTGCATCACATCTGCAGGTGCAATACAAATGCAAGTAGCCATGCAGAAGACAACTCCCACAGATTTGTTCAGAAAAGACCCATATGTGGCAGGCTTAAGATTACACTACTGACGGGCACATAAATTTCTGCAGAATTATTTTCTCAGAACATGGCATCATAATCATCTAATGCATCATTGTACTCCATGACCTTCCTCTTGATCTTTGAGGAATCCACCCAGGTGATGAAGTCCTCCATGTTTCTGGTCACAAGAAAGGCTGGGTCCGTGACTGCATCTGGACCGACACGCACGTGCCCCTGTTCGATGTACGTCACAGCCTCCTTAAGGTGCTCTGCAAACTTGAGCTTCACCATAACTGTTGCAAGTCTCCGCCTGCAAGAATTGAGTAAACAAGGTAAATGGAACTGCACATGTCATTGTTTCCTACTTGTTCTACCTTACCATAAAAGCGGCTAGCAAAGTGAATAATATGATATACTCTACCAAAGAGTTGCAGACCTTAGCCAAGAAAGAACACTTGAGCTGAAGTGAGATGGCTAGAACACAACATCCTATAAAGGAAAACAAACGTGCCAGATTGCTAgggaggagaggaagagggagagggaggaagagacctGCAGAAGGCGCTCACTGAAAGTTTCTCACACTTTAACAAGCTCTCTTTTGTTGAAATTACACCCATATTATACCTGAAA from Zea mays cultivar B73 chromosome 6, Zm-B73-REFERENCE-NAM-5.0, whole genome shotgun sequence harbors:
- the LOC100193155 gene encoding U3 small nucleolar ribonucleoprotein protein IMP3-like; the encoded protein is MRKLKFHEQKLLKRHNFLEYKREGGHREALVTQRYRLVERDDYKKYNGICLMVQKLVNIIKQMDPRDPFRIQMTDLILDKLYNMGVISTKESLLKCEKLSVSAFCRRRLATVMVKLKFAEHLKEAVTYIEQGHVRVGPDAVTDPAFLVTRNMEDFITWVDSSKIKRKVMEYNDALDDYDAMF